The following proteins are encoded in a genomic region of Aptenodytes patagonicus chromosome 13, bAptPat1.pri.cur, whole genome shotgun sequence:
- the LITAF gene encoding lipopolysaccharide-induced tumor necrosis factor-alpha factor isoform X1, which yields MGAFPEQQNFFSCHTDTMSAPSGIPVPSAPPSYEETTGINVSYPHPYPVPEPGQKPDGKGMNPPPYVGQPAPVNNPVTVQTVYVQQPVVFYDRPVQMCCPSCNQMIVTRLSYDSGALTWLSCGGLCLLGCIAGCCLIPFCIDALKDVDHTCPNCSALLGSYKRL from the exons ATGGGGGCTTTCCCAGAGCAGCAGAACTTTTTCAGCTGTCATACAG ATACAATGTCTGCCCCGAGTGGCATCCCTGTCCCATCTGCACCACCTTCTTATGAGGAAACAACAGGAATCAATGTGAGCTATCCTCACCCCTATCCTGTCCCAGAACCTGGCCAGAAACCAGATGGGAAGGGAATGAACCCCCCCCCATACGTGGGACAGCCTGCACCCGTGAATAACCCTG TTACAGTTCAGACAGTGTACGTGCAGCAACCAGTAGTATTTTATGACCGCCCAGTTCAGATGTGCTGCCCTTCCTGTAACCAGATGATAGTGACACGTCTCTCGTATGACTCGGGAGCTTTGACTTGGCTGTCATGCGGTGGCCTCTGTCTGCTGGG gtgTATAGCTGGCTGCTGCTTAATTCCCTTCTGCATTGATGCTCTAAAGGATGTGGATCACACCTGTCCAAACTGCAGTGCTCTTCTTGGTTCTTACAAACGTTTATAG
- the LITAF gene encoding lipopolysaccharide-induced tumor necrosis factor-alpha factor isoform X2 encodes MSAPSGIPVPSAPPSYEETTGINVSYPHPYPVPEPGQKPDGKGMNPPPYVGQPAPVNNPVTVQTVYVQQPVVFYDRPVQMCCPSCNQMIVTRLSYDSGALTWLSCGGLCLLGCIAGCCLIPFCIDALKDVDHTCPNCSALLGSYKRL; translated from the exons ATGTCTGCCCCGAGTGGCATCCCTGTCCCATCTGCACCACCTTCTTATGAGGAAACAACAGGAATCAATGTGAGCTATCCTCACCCCTATCCTGTCCCAGAACCTGGCCAGAAACCAGATGGGAAGGGAATGAACCCCCCCCCATACGTGGGACAGCCTGCACCCGTGAATAACCCTG TTACAGTTCAGACAGTGTACGTGCAGCAACCAGTAGTATTTTATGACCGCCCAGTTCAGATGTGCTGCCCTTCCTGTAACCAGATGATAGTGACACGTCTCTCGTATGACTCGGGAGCTTTGACTTGGCTGTCATGCGGTGGCCTCTGTCTGCTGGG gtgTATAGCTGGCTGCTGCTTAATTCCCTTCTGCATTGATGCTCTAAAGGATGTGGATCACACCTGTCCAAACTGCAGTGCTCTTCTTGGTTCTTACAAACGTTTATAG